The region GGTCGACACCGAGTTCTTCTGTCCGGAGTGCGGGCAGGTCACGCCGGCCGCGCGCTCGTCGCTGCGGGCGGGCGACATCTGCCCGGAGTGCAAGCACGGCTACATCACCGAGCGCGAGCGCTAACGCGAAAAGGGTAAACCTCCCCCTGTGTATCACTTCAGGCATGAAGGAGTACAAGATGCGTCGCGGCGAGTATCTCGACGAACGGGTGCCGGACATGGAGTCGACCGTCGAGGACTACTTCGGCGAGATCACCGGCACCGAGGAGTACGAGGGCGACGACCTCTACGTCGTCGGCGACCCGGACAACCCCGTCTTCGACCGGATCGTCGTCGGCGCGTCGACGTACGGCAGCAAGAAGGACAAGCTCGCCGTCCACTTCGAGGAGCGCGACGCCGAGGACGTGATCGCCGAGGGCAACGCCGAGGCCGCGGCCGACGCCGTCGACGCGAAAAACGACTTCCTGCTCGAAGCGACGGGCCGGGACGCCAAGTCCCGCCGCGAGTCGATGAAGCGCGCGGTCGAGGACGACCCCGACCACGACGTGGACGCCTGACCGGTCCGGCCGGCTTCCCGTCGAGCCGAGTTCTCTAGCGCCGGTACGGAGCGAACGCCGTCGCCCGGCGAGGTGCCCTACCGGACGCCCAGTTTCTCACGGCTGATCTGCACGCCGGTCGGCGTGACGATGATCCCGTCGTCGCCCTTCTGGACGATGTCGCCGCCGACCTCCTCGGCGACCTGCCGGAGTTCGTCGATGATGTGCTCGGCGGTCGGGTCCTCGGTCCGGAGCCGCGTGATGTCGGCGATGACCAGGTCGCCGTCGTAGACGGCGTCTTTGATGTCCATCACGTCCTCCTTCCCCGAAATTTCGGCGATGTGTACCGACATCGCCGCCTCGTTCGCGCCCGCGTCGAAGTCGGCGGGGTCGAGTTCGACGTAGTCCCCGGTCGAGCGGCTGTCGTTGCTCCCGAGGATCTTGCTCATCAGTCCCATAGGGGTACGTCACCGGCGGAGCGAGTATAGTTCTTGCGTCAGACAGTTCCGGGAGGCGGGGCTTTTTGCGCCACAGCGCCCAGGGATCCCCCATGACGTTCAGCATCTGCGTCCGGGAGCGGTACACGGACGACGAGGGCGAGGAACGGACGCGCTTCGGCGTCGCCGTCACGACGCGGCTGCCGGGCGTCGGGACGCTGTGCCCGTTCGCCAGCGAGCACGGCGCGGTCGCGACACAGAGCCTCGTCAACGTCGACCTCGGCCGGAAGGGGATCGAGTATCTCGACGACGGGCTTGCGGTCGACGACGCGCTGCAGTCGCTGCTGAACGCCGACGACGGCGCGCCCCAGCGCCAGCTTCACGGCGTCGGCGCGGACGGGACGTTCGCGTTCTCCGGCGAGGAGTGCAACGGCTGGTTCGGCCACGTCGAGGGCGACGGCTACACGGTCGCGGGCAACCTGCTCACCGGCGAGAAAGTCGTCGACGCGACGGCGGCGGCGTACGAGGCGAGCGCGCCGGGAGACGGCGAGAACGCCGACGCGCCCCTCGCCGAGCGCCTGATCGACGCGCTGGCCGCGGGCCACGCCGAGGGCGGCGACAAGCGCGAGGAACTCCACGTCCAGAGCGCGGCCCTGCTCGTCGAGTCCACCGAGGACCCGCCGGTCGACCCGTACTACAACGACCTGCGGGTCGACGCCACGGAGACGCCGGTGGCGGACCTCCGGGAGACGTACGAACACGCCGTCGAGGGGTACGAGATGGCGATGGAGCGCTACGAGGACGCGTACGACGAGGACAGCATGGACGAGGCGGAGTAGCGAACGGGCGACTGTTGCTGACCGGGACAGGCGACGACCGTCAGGCCGTGAACTCGTAGAGGTCGTCGCCGACGTGGTGGATCGACTCGACGACCTTGCCGCTGTCGCCGACCATGTCGTCGCCGTCGGTTTTCGCGCGGCCGATGGCGAGCACCTTGCCGTGGGACTCCTCGGCGATCGCCACGAGGTCGCCGCTCCCGATGTCCGCGTCGGCCTTGACGATGCCGGGGCGCATTACGTCCGCGCCGTCGCTGACGAAGGAGACCGCGCCCGCGTCGACGGTGACGACGCGGTTCTCCGGCGGGTACTCGTTTGCGCCCCGCACCGTGAGAAACGGCTCCTCGTCGACGTACAGCACGGCCGGCTCGCCGTCGACGAGGACGAGCTCGTCGTCGCTGTCCTCGAACTCGACGAGTTCGTACGCGTCGCCGTCGACCGCGACGTCCAGCTGGGCGGCGACGTGGTCCTCGATCTCGTCGATCTCGTCGCTCCGGAGGTGGTGCCGGGACTTGACCTGCATGGACGGGGAAAACACCGCGGCGCGCATAAATCGCCCGTTCCGGCGCGGGGTCGCCGACGGACCTGCCCGCCGACGGTCGCCGGTCGGTGGCGTCGGCCGGCCGGTCGTGTCACGGCGGACCCCGAAAAGGGCTAAGTACGATCCCGCCCACAGTACTGGTATGTGGTCCTCCCGGAAAGACCGGGACGAGATGGAGACCTGCATCGCCTGCGGGGACTCCGTCCGTCGGTCCGACGCGCGGGAATACGACAAGCACGGCGACCGGTGGGAGCGCGAGGGCAAGGAGTTCGAGTACCTCTGCAAGCCCTGTTACCGCGACCTCTGTCACCAGCCGCGGGACGAACTGGAGGAGCTCCTGATCGACGTCGAGGCCGGCGAGCGCGACCGGGAGGCGTTTCTGCAGTGGTACAGCGCGACCGTCGAGGATCGGTACGGCGAGCTAGAGGAGGAGCAGTAGCCGGGCGGTCGCGCCGGACCCGCGTACCCGATAGGTTAACTGTCCGACCCGCGTACGGCCGGGCATGAGCGACTCGCAAGCCGAGGCGGGCACCGCCGAGGCGCAGGGACCCGTCGAGATCGACGAGGAGATGGCCCGCCACCTGGAGAACAAGCGGGAGGAACTCTTCGAGAAGTTCGAGATCCCCGACGGCTTCCCCCCGGAAGTGCTCGAGGAAGCGGAGGAACGCACCGAAGGGATCACCCAGGAGATCCGGGAGGAGGTCGACGAGCGCGAGGACCTCCGGGAGATGACGACGTGGACGGTCGACCCGATCGACGCGCAGGACTTCGACGACGCCATCAGCGTCGAGGAGCGGGACGACGAGTTCGTGCTGTGGGTCCACATCGCCGACGTGACCCACTACGTCAACCCCGACACCGCGATGTGGGACGAGGCCGTCGAGCGCGGCAACACCGTCTATCTGCCCGGCTACACCGTCCACATGCTCCCGCCGGTGCTGGCCGAGACGGTCTGCTCGCTCGTGCCCAACGAGGACCGCCTGGCCCACACCGTCGAAATGCACCTCGACAAGGAGACGCTCTCCTACGAGACGATCGATATCTACAAGTCCGTCATCGAGAGCGACGAGCGGCTCACCTACACGCAGGCCGAGGACCGGCTCGACGACCCCGACTCGCACCTCCACGACGAGATCTCGCTCGTCTTCGAGCTCGCCGACCGGATGCACGAGCAGCGCAAGGAGGACGGGAGCCTCGTGCTCAACCCCCGGCGGGACCGCGCCCACACCATCATCGAGGAGTGCATGCTGAAGGCGAACAAGGCCGTCACGCACGAGCTGATGTGGGACCGCGGCGTCGAGGCGATGTACCGCGTCCACCCACAGCCCAGCCCCGGCGAGTGGGACGAGGCGCTCCGGGAGATCCAGGACTTGAACGGCGTCTCCGTCCCGGGCGAGGCGTGGGACGACCCGCGGAAGGCCGTTAACGCGACGCTGGAGGAGGCCCCCGACCGCCAGCTCGACAAGATCCAGTGGGCCGTGATGAAGGTGATGCCACGCGCGAAGTACATGAACGACCCGTTCGGCGGCCACCACGCGCTGAACTTCGAGATCTACGGCCACTTCACCAGCCCCATCCGCCGGCTCTCGGACCTGATCAACCACTGGATCGTCTACACCAACGACGTGCCCGAGGACCTCGTCGCGCTCTGTGACCGGGCCTCCGACCGGCAGAAGGAGGCCGAGTCCTGCGAGCGCGAGTACAAGGACTTCCTCCAGGAGGTCGGCCTCGACCCCGACGCGGTCAACAGCCGCGGGATCGAGGTCGTCGACGACGAGTAGCGCCGCGGGATCGCGGTCGTCGGGGCGGGTAAGGCGGGCTTTCCGCCCGACCTCCACGGGCCGATAGTTCTCAGCGCTCGCCGCCGAGCGCCGCGGCGGGCCGTAACCGCACTCCGGCATCTATATCAGGAATATTACTAACGCGCAATCACAACCGTCGTTCCCGATATCTGGCACGTGGCAACAATATTATCCGTGTGGTTCTCACATCTGATAACGACATGGGTGGGGGGACGAACGTGGTGCTCGTCGTCGCGGACACGACGCGGTACGACGACGCACTGCGACCGGACGTGGCACCGACGATAACCGACCTGCGGGAGACGGGGGCGACGTACGCGAACGCGGTCGCGCCAGCACCGTGGACGCTCCCGTCTCATGGATCGCTGTTCACCGGACAGTACCCGTCGAAACACGGCGCACACGCCGGTCACGAGCGACTGGACGAGGGCCCGCCGACGCTGCCGGAACTGTTCCGGGCGGCAGGGTACGACACCGCCGGGGTGTCGGGCAACACGTGGATCAGCCGCGAGGGCGGGTTCGCCCGCGGCTTCGACGAGTTCCACCAGACCTGGCAGTACGTCCAGGCCGACACCGCGATGGGTGAACTCGTCGAAGTGACCGAGGAGAGCCGACTCCGCGCGGTGGGCCGGAAGCTCTTCGACGGCAACCCGCTGGCGAACGCGGCCAACGCGGTTTACCGGACGCTGGTTCGCGACCGGGGCGACGAGGGGGCAGCGCGGGCGACGGCGTGGGTCGAGGACTGGCTCGCCGACCGGGAGCGCGACGACCCGTTTTTCCTCTTCGCCAACTACCTCGAACCGCATCTGGAGTACCGGCCGCCGAAGCATCTCGCCGAGCGCTTCCTCCCGGACGGGATGAGCTACGAGGCGGCGATGGACGTGCCCCAGGAGCCGTGGGAGTACCTCGCCGGCACCGTCGAACTGACCGACCGCGATTTCGCGGCGCTCCGCGCGCTGTACCGCGCCGAGATCGCCTACCTCGACGAGCACCTCGCGCGGCTCAGGCGGGCGCTCGTCGCGGCGGGCGAGTGGGACGACACCGTGTTCGTCCTCGTCGGCGACCACGGCGAGAACTTCGGCGAGCACGGGCTGATGGACCACCAGTACTGCCTGTACGACACGCTGCTCCACGTCCCACTCGTCGTCGCCGGCGGCGCGTTCGACGGCCGCGGCGAGGTCGACCGCCTCGTCAGCCTCGTCGACGTGCCGGCGACGTTGCTCGACGCCGGCGGGGTCGACGCACCGGCGGCCCGTACCGAGTTCCAGGGACGGTCGTTCCACCCCGGTTCGGACGCCGACCCCCACGAGCACGTGTTCGCCGAGTACCTCGAACCGCAGCCGTCGATGGCGGCGCTGGAGGAGCACGTCGACGACCTGCCGCCGCACGTGTACGAGTACGACCGCTCGCTCCGGGCCGTCCGCACGGCCGACCACAAGCTGATCCGCGGATCCGACGGCTCCCGGGAGCTGTACCACGTCGCGGACGACCCCGGCGAGGAGAACGACCTGACGCGGTCGCACCCGGAGCAGGCCGAGCGGCTCGAAGCCGTCGTGGACGAGTGGCTCGCCTCGTTCGACGCGGCCGACACGGACGAAGCAGTCGACATCGACGGCGCGCGGCAGCAACAGCTCGAACAGCTCGGCTACCTGCAGTAGCGGCGGTTCGTGGGGGTAAACTCCCGCCGTAGCAGCTGGTAAGTACGCTTTTGCGACGCGCCGTGGTCGCTCGACCGTGATCGAGTACTGCCTCCGCAACGTGGACGGCGCGGCCCGCGAGCGACTCCGTCGCAGGGACGACACCCGGGAACGGGTCTGCCTCGACCGCTGTGGCCGATGCTACGCCGGGCCATTCCTCGTCGTCGACGGCCGCGTCGAGACCGCCGAGTCACACCGTGCGCTCCTCGACGCGGTCGATCGGCCATGAACGTCCTCCTGCTGTCGATCGACAGCCTGCGCCGGGACTTCCTCACGGCGTACCGCGACGACCCCCGGTGTCTGGACCACGCCGTCGAGACGGACAACATCGATCGCTTCGCCGAGCGTGCGGCGACGTTCGAGACCCACTACGCCGGAAGTCTCCCCTGTATGCCGGCCCGCCGGGAGTGGCTGACGGGGACCCGGGAGTTCCTCTGGCGGCCGTGGGGGCCGACCGAGGCGTTCGACGAGACGATCCCGGAACTGGCCCGGCGCGAGGGCGTTCTCACGCACCTGATCACCGACCACTACCACTACTTCCAGCACGGGAGCGGCGGCTACTACGAGGACTTCAACGGCTTCGATTTCCTCCGGGGCCACGAGTACGACGCCTGGCGCACCGCGCCGCGGGAGCCGGACGACCGCCTCGTCGCCCAGTCGCTGGACCGCGAAATCGACGACCTGCGCGACGTTGGCTACGTCAACCGGGCCGCCTACCCCCGGAACGCCGCGGCGCTGGGACTGGACGACCCCGACGCCGACGAGTCGGAGTTCTTCGGGCCGCGCGTACTCTCCCGGACCGCAGAGTGGCTCGGCGACCACGGCGACTGGGACGACTGGTTCTGCTACGTCGACAGCTTCGACGTCCACGAGCCGTTCCACTGCCCCGAGCCGTACGCCTCCATGTACACCGACGAGGACCCCACGGATCCGGAGCTCCCGTTCTGGCCCTACTACGGCCCCGTCGACGAAGGGCAGAGCGAGCTGTCCGAGCGCGAACTGGAGTTCGTCCGTGCGCAGTTCGCCGGAAAGGTGACGATGGTCGACCGCTGGTTCGGCCGCGTGCTCGACGCGCTGGACGACGGCGACCTGTGGAACGAGACGATGGTCGTCGTCACCAGCGACCACGGCTTCTTCCTCGGCGACCACGGCTGGGTCGGCAAGAACGAACCGCCCTGCTACGACGTGCTCGCCCGAACGCCGCTGTTCGTCTGGCATCCCGAGAGCGAGCGCAACGGCGACCGGATCGAGTCGCTCACGTCCGCCGTGGACATCTACCCGACCGTGCTGGACGCCCTCGACGCCCCGGTCCCGGACGGGACCCACGGTCGGACCCTCCGCCCGTTGCTCGCCGGCGACGCCGACGAGGGGCGCGACAGCGCGCTGTACGGCTACTGGGGCTCGGCGGTCAACGTCACCGACGGCCGGCACACCTACCTCCACCCCTGCGACCCCTCCGTCGACGCCGACTGCTTCTCGACCGGCATGCTGAACGCCCGCGGCTTCCCGCTGCCGCGCGACCCGAAGACCGACGCCGACGCCGGACAGTTCCTCCCGTACACGGACTCGCCGGTGTGGCGATACGCCGCGCCGTCGTTCTCCCAGACCGACGAGCCGCTGCTGTTCGACACTCGCGAGGACCCCGGACAGACGACGAACCTCGCGGACGACGGCGGCGGCCCCGCGGCTGTCGACCGAATGCGCGGCCTGCTCGTCGACGCGCTGGACGACCTCGGAGCGCCCGACAGCCAGTACGCACGACTCGGACTGGACTGAGGCCAGCGCCCGGTCAGACCGATCCGGCCGCCGCTTCCGTGGCGAGCGCCCGGAAGTTCTCGAACACCCGGTCCGTGGTCGCGTCCGCGAACGACAGCGCGGTCCGCTCCCACCCGAAATCGTCGACCAGCCGGTCGCGGTGCTCGGCCCCGAACTCGGGGTGGAACTGGACCGTCCACAGCGGCGCGTTCCGGTGTCGCGTCCCGAACGCGTCGGCGTGGGGAGCCGACGCGATCACTTCCATCCCCTCGCCCGGTTCCGTGACGGCGTCGCCGTGGACCGCCGGCACGACCGACTCGACAGCCTCGAACAGTGGGTCCTCGTCCAGGTCGGCCTCGACGAGGCGGGCCGTCGTTCCGACCCGCTCGACGGTGCCGCCGAGCGCCGCGTTTGCGATCTGGTGGCCGAAGCAGACGCCGAGCGTCGGGACGGACAGGTCGACGAGTTCGCGGACCAGCGCCGCCTGGTCGTCGATCCACGGCCGGTCGCCGGCCTCGTACACGCCGGCCGTGCTGCCGGTGAGCACGACGGCGTCCGCGTCAGCCGGCTCGAACCGCTCGCCCGCCGCGAAGTCAACCGCCTCGGCGTCCGGAAAATGCGAGACGAGCGCGTCGCAGTGATACTCGCAGTCGGCGTCGACCTCGTTGCGGACGACGTACAGCGTCGGCGACTCCATGCACGTTGCTACAGCGCTTGCGGCGAAAACCTGTCGGTGAGCCGGATGGCATCCGTGGCCGACGATTCGCGCCGCTTGCGGAGTTGCTCACGGCGCAGGAATCATGGACTCGGCGGGACCGAGCAAACTGACAGTTTGCGAGGGTCGGCGAGGGAACGAGACGAACGAAGTGAGTCGAGTGGACTCGCCGGGATTTGAACCCGGGGCCTACACCTTGCGAAGGTGTCGATCTGCCACTGATCTACGAGCCCGCATCAACACGTAGCCCGGCGTGGTTATTTGTAGGTTGTGTTTTCCCGGCGGCGTCCGGCGACGGGCGGGGCGTCGAGAACGCCGAGCCGGCCGGCGACGAGTCCGATCAGGAAGCCGGTGAAGTGGGCGATGAGGGCGACTCCCGGGGATCCAGTGGCGACCGTAACGACCGCCGCGAGGCCGGCGAACCCGGCCAGTTGCACGCCCGGGCTGGGGTCGATCCGCGCCAGCAGGCCGCTGGCGAGTCGGTTTCCGGTCAGGACGTAGCCGAGCATGGCGAAGACCGCGCCGCTTGCGCCGAGTACGGGTACCGGCTCGGCGACCAGGCTCTTCGTGAGGACCTGCACGACGCCGGCTGTCGCGCCGCTCCCGAGGAAAAAGAGGTGGAAGCGAAACGGGGTGGTCGTCCGTTCGAGGGGGAGGCCGACGAAGACGAGCGCGACGCTGTTGGCGAACAGGTGCGAGAGGTCGTCGTGGGCGTACACGCTGGTGACGACGGTCCAGGGGCGGACATCGAGCGGCGGCGCGAGCGCGAACAGCCCGACGGCAGTCGGAACGAACGTCTCGACCAGTCGCTGGGCGAGAAAGACGGCGACGAAGACGAGCAGGAGGTCGACGGTGGGACTCTTCGCGAGGGGCTTCCGCATACCGTATGGAAGGACCCGGCGATACAAAACGGTACGCGACGCTACCGGGGCGAGCTGCCGAAAACGAAGGTCCGAACGGCGTTAGACTGGCGTCAGTCCTCGAGAACGATCTCGATGCTGACGTCGTTCGGCACCTGGATGCGCATGAGCTGGCGGAGCGCGCGTTCGTCCGCGTCCAGATCGATCAGGCGCTTGTGAACGCGCATCTCCCAGTGCTCCCACGTCGCGGTCCCCTCGCCGTCGGGGGACTTGCGGGTCGGGATCTCCAGCGTCTTCGTCGGGAGCGGGATCGGACCGGACATCGAGACGCCGGTCTTGTTCGCGATCTCCCGGACGTCGGCGGTGATGTCGTCCAGGTCCTCGGGGTTCGTGCCCGCGAGGCGGACGCGTGCCTGCTGCATCTTAGCTCTCGTTGACGCTCAGGACCTTGCCGGCGGCGATGGTCTGACCCATGTCGCGGATGGCGAAGGAGCCGAGCTCCGGGATCTCCTGGGACGACTCGATGCTGAGCGGCTTCTGCGGGCGCACCGTGACGATGGCGGCGTCGCCGCTCTGGATGAAGTCGGGGTTCTCCTCGGCGACCTCGCCGGACGACGGGTCCATCTTCTTGTCGATGGACTCGATCGTACAGGCGACCTGCGCGGTGTGGGCGTGGAACACCGGCGTGTAGCCGGCCGTGATCACGCTCGGGTGCTGCATGACGATGACCTGGGCCTGGAACGTCTCGGCGACCGACGGCGGGTCGTCGGCGGGGCCACAGACGTCGCCGCGGCGGATGTCGTCCTTGCCGATGCCGCGGACGTTGAACCCGACGTTGTCGCCGGGGCCGGCCTCGGGCACCTCCTCGTGGTGCATCTCGATCGTCTTGACCTCGCCGCCCTCGTCGCTGGGCTGGAAGGAGACGTTGTCGCCGATGTTGAGCATGCCGGTCTCGACGCGGCCGACCGGGACCGTGCCGATCCCGTCGATGGTGTAGACGTCCTGGATCGGGAGGCGGAGCGGCGCGTCCGTCGGCGGCTCCGGCTCCTCGAGGCCGTTGAGGGCCTCCAGCAGGATCTCGCCGTCGTACCAGTCCGTGTTCTCGCTCTCCTCGGCGATGTTGTCGCCCTCGAAGGCGGAGATCGGGATGAAGCTGGCGTCCTCGGTGTTGAACTGGACCTGCTTGAGGAGGTCCTGCACCTCGGAGACGACCTGCTTGTACTCGTCCTCGCCGTAGTCGACGAGGTCCATCTTGTTGACGCCCACGATGAGCTCGTTGATGCCGAGCGTGCGGGCCAGGAACACGTGTTCCTGGGTCTGGGGCGCGACGCCGTCGTCCGCGGCGACGACGAGGACGGCGTTGTCGGCCTGGGACGCGCCCGTGATCATGTTCTTCACGAAGTCACGGTGGCCCGGACAGTCGACGATGGTGAAGTAGTACTCGTCGGTGTCGAACTCCTGGTGGGCGATGTCGATGGTGACGCCGCGCTCGCGCTCCTCGGCGAGGTTGTCCATCACGTAGGCGAACTCGAAGCCGCCCTTGCCCTTCTGCTCGGCCTCTTCCTTGTGCTGCTCGATGACGTGCTCGGGAACGCTTCCCGTCTCGTAGAGGAGTCGCCCTACGAGTGTGCTCTTGCCGTGGTCGACGTGGCCGATAATGGCCAGGTTCTGGTGGGGTTTGTCTTCGCTCATTGGTATCTCACGCGCAGAGGCGTTATATCGGTATCTTTCGGCGGAAGCAGTTAAAACCATTTCGATACCGTACGCCCCCCATACCGACGCCGTCCGGCGGTTTGGTGACCCGTCACACGGATGGACGGTTCGCCGCCTCCGGCGTCACTGTCGGACGACGCATCCGGATCGGCTCAGCCGTCGAGTCGTCCCACGTCGGCGAGCACCGCGGTCGCCGTCTCCGGGCCGCCGGCCCCGCGGCCGCTGACGTTCAGCCGGCCGGCGTGTTCGGTCTCCAGTTGGACGATGTTGCGCGTGCCCGTCACCGCGAGCGTGCCGTTCGCGGGGACGAGCCGCGGTCCGACCCGGACGCCGTCGGCCGAGGCCTCGCCGATGAGCCGCACGGTACGGCCGTCCTCGGCGGCGAGGTCGAGCGCGCTCCCGGGTACGTCCGTGATCCCCTCGACTGCGGCGTCGTCGAGCGAGTACTCGACGTCGTCGTCCGAGAGCACGTTCGCCAGAATGACGCATTTCAGCGCCGCGTCCGTCCCGTTCACGTCGAAGGCAGGGTCTGCCTCTGCGACGCCTAAGTCCTGGGCCTCCGCGAGCACGTGCTCGTAGTCCAGTCCCTCGGCGGCCATCCGCGACAGGACGAAGTTCGCCGTCCCGTTCAGCACGCCGCGGGCGGCGGTGACCTTCGACGGGCCGAAGTCCGCGATCGTCGACAGCACGGGGATCGCGCCGCCGACGGTCGCCTCGAACAGCACGTCGCCCGCGCTCTCGCGTTTGAGCGCGCGGAGGTCGCCGTAGCGCTCCGCCACGGGCCCCTTGTTCGCCAGCACGACGTGCCGGTCCCGCTCCAGCGCCGCCCGGACGTGGCCGAAGCCGGGCTGTGCGTCGTCGAGCGTCGTCGGCGTCGCCTCGACGAGCGCGTCGTACT is a window of Halostella salina DNA encoding:
- a CDS encoding DUF5611 family protein, which encodes MKEYKMRRGEYLDERVPDMESTVEDYFGEITGTEEYEGDDLYVVGDPDNPVFDRIVVGASTYGSKKDKLAVHFEERDAEDVIAEGNAEAAADAVDAKNDFLLEATGRDAKSRRESMKRAVEDDPDHDVDA
- a CDS encoding cell division protein SepF produces the protein MGLMSKILGSNDSRSTGDYVELDPADFDAGANEAAMSVHIAEISGKEDVMDIKDAVYDGDLVIADITRLRTEDPTAEHIIDELRQVAEEVGGDIVQKGDDGIIVTPTGVQISREKLGVR
- a CDS encoding DUF1028 domain-containing protein, which codes for MTFSICVRERYTDDEGEERTRFGVAVTTRLPGVGTLCPFASEHGAVATQSLVNVDLGRKGIEYLDDGLAVDDALQSLLNADDGAPQRQLHGVGADGTFAFSGEECNGWFGHVEGDGYTVAGNLLTGEKVVDATAAAYEASAPGDGENADAPLAERLIDALAAGHAEGGDKREELHVQSAALLVESTEDPPVDPYYNDLRVDATETPVADLRETYEHAVEGYEMAMERYEDAYDEDSMDEAE
- a CDS encoding RNA-binding protein translates to MQVKSRHHLRSDEIDEIEDHVAAQLDVAVDGDAYELVEFEDSDDELVLVDGEPAVLYVDEEPFLTVRGANEYPPENRVVTVDAGAVSFVSDGADVMRPGIVKADADIGSGDLVAIAEESHGKVLAIGRAKTDGDDMVGDSGKVVESIHHVGDDLYEFTA
- a CDS encoding DUF7562 family protein → MWSSRKDRDEMETCIACGDSVRRSDAREYDKHGDRWEREGKEFEYLCKPCYRDLCHQPRDELEELLIDVEAGERDREAFLQWYSATVEDRYGELEEEQ
- a CDS encoding RNB domain-containing ribonuclease; translated protein: MSDSQAEAGTAEAQGPVEIDEEMARHLENKREELFEKFEIPDGFPPEVLEEAEERTEGITQEIREEVDEREDLREMTTWTVDPIDAQDFDDAISVEERDDEFVLWVHIADVTHYVNPDTAMWDEAVERGNTVYLPGYTVHMLPPVLAETVCSLVPNEDRLAHTVEMHLDKETLSYETIDIYKSVIESDERLTYTQAEDRLDDPDSHLHDEISLVFELADRMHEQRKEDGSLVLNPRRDRAHTIIEECMLKANKAVTHELMWDRGVEAMYRVHPQPSPGEWDEALREIQDLNGVSVPGEAWDDPRKAVNATLEEAPDRQLDKIQWAVMKVMPRAKYMNDPFGGHHALNFEIYGHFTSPIRRLSDLINHWIVYTNDVPEDLVALCDRASDRQKEAESCEREYKDFLQEVGLDPDAVNSRGIEVVDDE
- a CDS encoding sulfatase, translated to MGGGTNVVLVVADTTRYDDALRPDVAPTITDLRETGATYANAVAPAPWTLPSHGSLFTGQYPSKHGAHAGHERLDEGPPTLPELFRAAGYDTAGVSGNTWISREGGFARGFDEFHQTWQYVQADTAMGELVEVTEESRLRAVGRKLFDGNPLANAANAVYRTLVRDRGDEGAARATAWVEDWLADRERDDPFFLFANYLEPHLEYRPPKHLAERFLPDGMSYEAAMDVPQEPWEYLAGTVELTDRDFAALRALYRAEIAYLDEHLARLRRALVAAGEWDDTVFVLVGDHGENFGEHGLMDHQYCLYDTLLHVPLVVAGGAFDGRGEVDRLVSLVDVPATLLDAGGVDAPAARTEFQGRSFHPGSDADPHEHVFAEYLEPQPSMAALEEHVDDLPPHVYEYDRSLRAVRTADHKLIRGSDGSRELYHVADDPGEENDLTRSHPEQAERLEAVVDEWLASFDAADTDEAVDIDGARQQQLEQLGYLQ
- a CDS encoding DUF1450 domain-containing protein, coding for MIEYCLRNVDGAARERLRRRDDTRERVCLDRCGRCYAGPFLVVDGRVETAESHRALLDAVDRP
- a CDS encoding sulfatase-like hydrolase/transferase, with the protein product MNVLLLSIDSLRRDFLTAYRDDPRCLDHAVETDNIDRFAERAATFETHYAGSLPCMPARREWLTGTREFLWRPWGPTEAFDETIPELARREGVLTHLITDHYHYFQHGSGGYYEDFNGFDFLRGHEYDAWRTAPREPDDRLVAQSLDREIDDLRDVGYVNRAAYPRNAAALGLDDPDADESEFFGPRVLSRTAEWLGDHGDWDDWFCYVDSFDVHEPFHCPEPYASMYTDEDPTDPELPFWPYYGPVDEGQSELSERELEFVRAQFAGKVTMVDRWFGRVLDALDDGDLWNETMVVVTSDHGFFLGDHGWVGKNEPPCYDVLARTPLFVWHPESERNGDRIESLTSAVDIYPTVLDALDAPVPDGTHGRTLRPLLAGDADEGRDSALYGYWGSAVNVTDGRHTYLHPCDPSVDADCFSTGMLNARGFPLPRDPKTDADAGQFLPYTDSPVWRYAAPSFSQTDEPLLFDTREDPGQTTNLADDGGGPAAVDRMRGLLVDALDDLGAPDSQYARLGLD
- a CDS encoding type 1 glutamine amidotransferase encodes the protein MESPTLYVVRNEVDADCEYHCDALVSHFPDAEAVDFAAGERFEPADADAVVLTGSTAGVYEAGDRPWIDDQAALVRELVDLSVPTLGVCFGHQIANAALGGTVERVGTTARLVEADLDEDPLFEAVESVVPAVHGDAVTEPGEGMEVIASAPHADAFGTRHRNAPLWTVQFHPEFGAEHRDRLVDDFGWERTALSFADATTDRVFENFRALATEAAAGSV
- a CDS encoding rhomboid family intramembrane serine protease is translated as MRKPLAKSPTVDLLLVFVAVFLAQRLVETFVPTAVGLFALAPPLDVRPWTVVTSVYAHDDLSHLFANSVALVFVGLPLERTTTPFRFHLFFLGSGATAGVVQVLTKSLVAEPVPVLGASGAVFAMLGYVLTGNRLASGLLARIDPSPGVQLAGFAGLAAVVTVATGSPGVALIAHFTGFLIGLVAGRLGVLDAPPVAGRRRENTTYK
- the rpsJ gene encoding 30S ribosomal protein S10, which translates into the protein MQQARVRLAGTNPEDLDDITADVREIANKTGVSMSGPIPLPTKTLEIPTRKSPDGEGTATWEHWEMRVHKRLIDLDADERALRQLMRIQVPNDVSIEIVLED
- the tuf gene encoding translation elongation factor EF-1 subunit alpha, translating into MSEDKPHQNLAIIGHVDHGKSTLVGRLLYETGSVPEHVIEQHKEEAEQKGKGGFEFAYVMDNLAEERERGVTIDIAHQEFDTDEYYFTIVDCPGHRDFVKNMITGASQADNAVLVVAADDGVAPQTQEHVFLARTLGINELIVGVNKMDLVDYGEDEYKQVVSEVQDLLKQVQFNTEDASFIPISAFEGDNIAEESENTDWYDGEILLEALNGLEEPEPPTDAPLRLPIQDVYTIDGIGTVPVGRVETGMLNIGDNVSFQPSDEGGEVKTIEMHHEEVPEAGPGDNVGFNVRGIGKDDIRRGDVCGPADDPPSVAETFQAQVIVMQHPSVITAGYTPVFHAHTAQVACTIESIDKKMDPSSGEVAEENPDFIQSGDAAIVTVRPQKPLSIESSQEIPELGSFAIRDMGQTIAAGKVLSVNES